In one Chloroflexota bacterium genomic region, the following are encoded:
- a CDS encoding ABC transporter substrate-binding protein, with amino-acid sequence MKKNSIVLVAILVVSALLAGCGGDGKIPTPAPTPEPTPTPMSFTDDAGNVVNLLRVPQRIVSIGPMITEILVALGASEKIVGVDDFSQWPSTGIPIPRLGEPFVRGDVISPKLGIDPDAIVALHPDMVIANVGSWVRASEGVPWGSQFPFPGLDKAGIPTVCLNPVVGVTGTLKRLLSLGAIVGESDKANELVTAYEKRKLAVLERVQDLPKVRVVLAWGHGGGPPAPGPPVTEDDPLSELIQLAGGVNVFTSSPEDKNMVQQISQNPFTLEPYIAKNPEVILVLGGLDQWQLDRPGWEKVDAVQIGRVHAIGEITPLTVLDRLEEIARLLHPT; translated from the coding sequence ATGAAAAAGAACAGTATTGTACTGGTAGCCATTCTGGTGGTATCAGCACTGCTCGCCGGTTGTGGAGGAGACGGCAAAATACCCACTCCAGCACCAACACCAGAACCGACGCCGACACCGATGTCCTTTACTGATGATGCCGGCAACGTTGTCAACCTTCTCAGGGTTCCTCAACGAATTGTGTCTATTGGTCCCATGATTACTGAGATTCTAGTAGCACTTGGAGCGTCCGAAAAAATCGTGGGCGTGGACGACTTCTCTCAATGGCCTTCTACGGGAATTCCCATCCCTCGATTGGGAGAACCTTTCGTTCGGGGAGATGTAATCAGCCCCAAATTGGGAATTGATCCCGATGCGATTGTGGCTTTACATCCAGACATGGTTATTGCGAATGTCGGATCTTGGGTGCGTGCCTCTGAGGGCGTGCCTTGGGGTTCGCAATTCCCGTTTCCCGGCTTGGATAAGGCTGGAATTCCCACCGTGTGTCTCAACCCAGTGGTAGGTGTGACCGGGACGCTAAAAAGGCTCCTTTCTCTTGGAGCAATCGTTGGGGAATCGGATAAAGCTAACGAGTTAGTGACAGCCTATGAGAAGCGGAAGCTGGCTGTGTTGGAGAGAGTGCAGGACCTACCAAAAGTGCGTGTCGTCCTCGCTTGGGGTCATGGTGGTGGTCCCCCGGCGCCTGGGCCACCAGTGACAGAGGACGACCCGTTGAGCGAACTCATCCAACTCGCAGGGGGAGTCAATGTTTTCACTTCCAGCCCCGAGGACAAAAATATGGTACAGCAAATCTCTCAAAACCCATTCACACTGGAGCCCTATATAGCCAAAAACCCCGAAGTGATACTGGTATTAGGTGGTCTGGACCAATGGCAATTGGACAGGCCTGGCTGGGAGAAGGTGGATGCGGTACAGATAGGAAGGGTTCATGCGATTGGCGAGATAACGCCACTTACGGTCCTTGATCGGTTAGAGGAGATTGCTAGACTACTGCACCCAACGTGA